In the Helianthus annuus cultivar XRQ/B chromosome 11, HanXRQr2.0-SUNRISE, whole genome shotgun sequence genome, one interval contains:
- the LOC110890867 gene encoding kinesin-related protein 6-like, with product MYKDGDADQWAGIELGIIAECQSRYSSRKNKLHDHFQTVGGTKDVDRAKSCPPENYDSQKWVDLIDILFTDPAYIRRSNANKENRKKQRYPSYHGSQSYAQRRYIEEQKTRSPNYIVVFEKTHYKEGRGWANDICAADWGKIQDKLARASRDVDDTSPVDELEVLKSALGHRNGHARGVGRVVKNVTHEISSSYRPPRQQQQLEEMQEEMQQMRQKIQEMRQQQQQQQQVQVQPFSNQALLELLQQQQQVQVQPFSNQALLELLQQQQQQHAFQMQQMEAQFQSRLNELKRKMRQVDEDDEDDDST from the exons ATGTATAAAGATGGCGACGCCGACCAGTGGGCAGGGATTGAGCTCGGAATCATTGCCGAATGTCAAAGTCGCTACAGCAGTCGAAAGAATAAACTGCATGATCATTTTCAGACAGTTGGAGGTACTAAGGATGTTGATAGAGCAAAGAGTTGCCCACCAGAGAATTATGATTCGCAAAAGTGGGTCGACCTTATTGATATATTGTTCACGGATCCTGCCTATATAAGACGAAGCAATGCAAATAAAGAAAACAGAAAAAAGCAAAGATACCCTAGTTATCATGGTAGTCAATCTTATGCTCAAAGGCGATACATAGAG GAGCAAAAAACTAGAAGCCCAAACTATATTGTTGTTTTTGAGAAGACACATTACAAGGAAGGGCGGGGATGGGCAAACGATATTTGTGCAGCAGACTGG GGTAAAATTCAAGACAAGTTAGCTAGAGCGTCGAGAGATGTCGATGATACTTCACCAGTTGATGAACTCGAGGTACTCAAAAGTGCCTTGGGTCATAGGAATGGGCACGCACGCGGTGTTGGTCGTGTTGTTAAAAATGTCACCCACGAAATATCGAGCTCATACCGCCCGCCAAGACAACAACAACAATTGGAAGAAATGCAAGAAGAGATGCAACAAATGCGACAAAAAATACAAGAAAtgcgacaacaacaacaacaacaacaacaagtgCAAGTGCAACCATTCTCAAACCAAGCATTACTGGAACtactacaacaacaacaacaagtgCAAGTGCAACCATTCTCAAACCAAGCATTACTGGAACtactacaacaacaacaacaacaacatgcGTTTCAAATGCAACAAATGGAAGCACAATTTCAAAGCCGACTTAATGAATTGAAACGAAAAATGCGTCAAGTTgacgaagatgatgaagatgatgattcgaCTTAG